One genomic segment of Actinoplanes ianthinogenes includes these proteins:
- a CDS encoding cold-shock protein encodes MADGGVVREFHADEGWGVIDGPAVPGGCWVHFSAIATGGFRQLAAGRHVWFRAEAAEQDGFGFRAVKVWTEDVEPAGPPSLRPSPGGAYRSRLTLAFDEPEEAGD; translated from the coding sequence ATGGCCGACGGTGGTGTTGTGCGTGAATTCCACGCGGACGAGGGCTGGGGAGTCATCGATGGACCGGCCGTTCCGGGCGGGTGCTGGGTGCATTTCTCGGCAATCGCGACAGGTGGCTTCAGGCAGCTCGCAGCGGGCCGGCACGTATGGTTCCGGGCCGAGGCCGCCGAGCAGGACGGGTTCGGCTTCCGGGCGGTGAAGGTCTGGACGGAGGACGTCGAGCCGGCTGGTCCGCCGAGCTTGAGGCCCTCGCCCGGAGGTGCCTACCGGAGTCGATTGACTCTCGCGTTCGACGAGCCGGAAGAGGCCGGTGACTGA
- a CDS encoding MFS transporter — MPMNILVRAPDDPRQRLMALSTLVNTVGMGLFLSAGTIFLIRSAGLTPAEAGAGLTAGSLIGFGAGVVVGDQADRRGAREVVIAAMLVEAVASVGLLLVHSVWALVLVAAVAAVGRAGSGSARGAMIGVLAEEGRGAALRTYLRAVTNVGLAIGMLGAAAVLAIDSRAAYVGLILTDAVTFLLAAAVLTRLPHLPPTRSAAAAPDERRWLALRDRRYLGFVAASSVASLQYWVLVQALPVWIVLRTAAPRSTAALVLFVAAVTVALTQIPATRSIDGPRTAARLLARSGPLFLVAWVLMAAASAPPAWAAVALLLVAVLVHSLAEVWQAAGTFELSFALARPEAQGQYQGVIGLGHGFVEAIAPVIVIALCVDGGAPGWIALALVVTVAGYLCTLIERGAVRRFVPPSRAPSPNR, encoded by the coding sequence ATGCCGATGAACATCTTGGTGCGGGCGCCCGACGACCCGCGGCAGCGGTTGATGGCCCTGTCCACCCTGGTCAACACGGTCGGGATGGGTCTCTTCCTCTCCGCCGGAACGATCTTCCTGATCCGCTCGGCCGGGCTGACCCCGGCCGAGGCGGGCGCCGGGCTGACCGCCGGCTCGCTGATCGGCTTCGGCGCCGGCGTGGTCGTCGGCGACCAGGCGGACCGGCGCGGCGCGCGGGAGGTCGTCATCGCCGCCATGCTGGTGGAGGCGGTGGCCAGCGTCGGACTGCTGCTCGTGCACTCCGTGTGGGCGCTGGTGCTGGTGGCGGCGGTCGCCGCGGTCGGCCGGGCCGGGTCGGGGAGCGCCCGCGGGGCGATGATCGGGGTGCTGGCCGAGGAGGGCCGGGGTGCCGCCCTGCGCACCTACCTGAGGGCGGTCACCAACGTCGGCCTCGCCATCGGCATGCTCGGCGCGGCCGCGGTCCTGGCCATCGACAGCCGCGCGGCGTACGTCGGCCTGATCCTCACCGACGCGGTGACGTTCCTGCTCGCCGCGGCCGTGCTCACCCGGCTGCCGCACCTCCCGCCGACCCGGTCCGCCGCGGCCGCGCCGGACGAGCGGCGCTGGCTGGCACTGCGGGACCGGCGCTATCTGGGTTTCGTCGCGGCGTCGTCGGTCGCCAGCCTCCAGTACTGGGTGCTGGTCCAGGCGCTTCCGGTGTGGATCGTGCTGCGGACCGCGGCGCCCCGGTCGACGGCCGCGCTCGTCCTGTTCGTCGCCGCGGTCACCGTGGCGCTCACCCAGATTCCGGCGACCCGGTCGATCGACGGCCCACGGACGGCGGCCCGGTTGCTGGCCCGGTCCGGGCCGCTGTTCCTGGTGGCGTGGGTCCTGATGGCGGCGGCGTCGGCGCCACCCGCGTGGGCCGCCGTGGCGCTGCTGCTGGTGGCGGTGCTGGTGCACTCGCTGGCCGAGGTGTGGCAGGCGGCCGGGACGTTCGAGCTGTCGTTCGCGCTCGCCCGGCCGGAGGCGCAGGGCCAGTATCAGGGAGTGATCGGACTCGGTCACGGCTTCGTCGAGGCGATCGCGCCGGTCATCGTCATCGCGCTGTGCGTCGACGGCGGCGCCCCCGGCTGGATCGCGCTCGCGCTGGTCGTGACCGTGGCGGGTTACCTGTGCACGCTCATCGAGCGGGGTGCGGTCCGGCGGTTCGTGCCGCCCAGCCGGGCGCCGAGTCCGAACCGGTAG
- a CDS encoding GIY-YIG nuclease family protein: protein MARVTEPEAGPALARAEAALRLLSGEPVAVDVAVKRLGRGGGVYAWWAAPSVFPDLPGMVNEHVPSLRLLYLGRATTLRGRILRNHLRRSGNSTLRRTLAGLLVSEGYRTTWTDRVVLLPEDEGRLTAWMHANLRLTWAQDAEPASVEATLVRRLHPPLNVSGVDPEHVQPAVVAAKNRYNASAGPDTI, encoded by the coding sequence ATGGCCCGGGTGACTGAACCCGAAGCGGGACCCGCTCTGGCTCGGGCCGAGGCTGCCCTGCGGCTGCTGTCCGGAGAGCCGGTCGCCGTGGACGTCGCCGTCAAACGGCTGGGCCGGGGCGGCGGTGTCTATGCGTGGTGGGCCGCTCCGTCGGTCTTTCCGGACCTGCCGGGCATGGTGAACGAGCACGTCCCGTCGCTGCGGCTGCTGTATCTCGGCCGGGCGACCACCCTGCGGGGCCGGATCCTGCGCAACCATCTGCGGCGGTCGGGCAACTCGACGCTGCGCCGCACGCTGGCCGGGCTGCTGGTGTCCGAGGGCTACCGGACGACCTGGACCGATCGGGTCGTGCTGCTGCCCGAGGACGAGGGCCGGCTGACCGCCTGGATGCACGCGAATCTGAGGCTGACCTGGGCCCAGGACGCGGAGCCGGCCTCGGTCGAAGCGACCCTCGTCCGGCGCCTGCACCCACCGCTGAACGTCAGCGGCGTCGACCCGGAACACGTCCAGCCGGCCGTGGTCGCCGCCAAGAACCGCTACAACGCCTCGGCCGGCCCGGACACGATCTGA
- a CDS encoding SCO6745 family protein produces the protein MRPEETSAAVKPAVVAMGAAFGDDPSFAACAERFGFGTDRWPLYFGGRAGVLGAVPAEVVGAACGFFGPELVGPAWAAASRTGRLGELVQADVGLCARWAERHLTGLDRAADLTTRVVEAADASGRVLFAAWRAQPEPDDRPSTRLALNLLRLREHRGSSHLGAVIAEGLTPVAAILAGPGARKARANGWRGPYPEPSPEDVARLAAAERRTELLAGQAYAVLDREQRVELVTLLDGAYRRWRGSGSA, from the coding sequence ATGAGACCTGAAGAGACCTCCGCGGCGGTGAAGCCGGCCGTCGTCGCCATGGGGGCGGCGTTCGGCGACGACCCGTCGTTCGCGGCATGTGCCGAGCGGTTCGGGTTCGGCACTGACCGGTGGCCGCTCTATTTCGGCGGACGAGCCGGGGTGCTCGGGGCGGTGCCGGCCGAGGTGGTGGGGGCCGCCTGCGGCTTCTTCGGTCCGGAGCTGGTCGGTCCGGCCTGGGCCGCCGCGTCCCGAACGGGCCGGCTGGGTGAGCTGGTCCAGGCCGATGTCGGCCTCTGCGCGCGGTGGGCGGAGCGACATCTCACGGGACTCGACCGGGCGGCGGACCTGACCACCCGGGTGGTGGAGGCGGCGGACGCGTCGGGGCGGGTGCTCTTCGCCGCCTGGCGGGCGCAGCCCGAGCCGGACGACCGTCCGTCCACCCGGCTGGCACTGAACCTGCTCCGGTTGCGGGAGCACCGTGGGTCCTCGCACCTCGGTGCCGTGATCGCGGAAGGGCTCACCCCGGTGGCCGCGATCCTCGCCGGCCCCGGTGCACGCAAGGCGCGGGCCAACGGCTGGCGTGGGCCCTATCCGGAGCCGTCGCCGGAGGACGTGGCCCGGCTGGCCGCGGCTGAGCGTCGTACCGAACTGCTCGCCGGGCAGGCCTATGCGGTGCTCGACCGCGAGCAGCGGGTCGAGCTGGTGACGCTGCTCGACGGCGCGTACCGGCGATGGCGGGGATCGGGCTCGGCGTGA
- a CDS encoding N-acetylglucosamine kinase gives MKLVVGVDAGGTASTAVVATTGGRIVGRGRSGPGNPLTAGAGNAAAAVAAAVREALGEHSPALVGAATLGIAGPATATQFAPALAALGVTGPVTVVGDVVTAFAAGSPAEAGAVLIAGTGAIAAAVRADAVVRTADGLGWLLGDEGSGRWLGLQAVRVAVRDWTSPLAGQIAARAGVATADDMVYWAQALPWEQIGALAPLVCAAARAGDPHAAAIVDEAVTHLVRTLDELGAAGPVVLGGGLLACDTPVRDGVVATLRSRGEHPSTSRDPAAGAAWLAARSLSPLPPAALHERLLRRPPAKKVV, from the coding sequence ATGAAACTGGTGGTGGGCGTGGACGCGGGCGGCACCGCGTCGACCGCCGTGGTCGCGACGACCGGCGGCCGGATCGTCGGACGGGGGCGTTCCGGCCCCGGCAACCCGCTGACCGCCGGCGCCGGCAACGCCGCCGCGGCCGTCGCGGCCGCCGTCCGGGAGGCGCTGGGCGAGCACTCCCCCGCGCTGGTCGGCGCGGCGACGCTCGGCATCGCCGGGCCCGCGACCGCCACCCAGTTCGCCCCGGCGCTGGCCGCGCTCGGGGTGACCGGGCCGGTCACCGTGGTCGGGGACGTGGTGACCGCGTTCGCGGCCGGCAGCCCCGCCGAGGCCGGGGCCGTGCTGATCGCCGGGACCGGGGCGATCGCCGCGGCGGTGCGGGCGGATGCCGTGGTGCGTACCGCCGACGGCCTGGGCTGGCTGCTCGGCGACGAGGGCTCCGGCCGGTGGCTCGGCCTCCAGGCGGTCCGGGTCGCGGTCCGCGACTGGACGTCCCCGCTGGCCGGGCAGATCGCCGCCCGCGCCGGGGTCGCCACCGCCGACGACATGGTCTATTGGGCGCAGGCGCTGCCGTGGGAGCAGATCGGCGCGCTCGCCCCCCTGGTCTGCGCCGCGGCCCGGGCCGGTGACCCGCACGCCGCCGCGATCGTCGACGAGGCTGTCACCCACCTGGTCCGCACCCTCGACGAGCTCGGCGCCGCGGGCCCGGTCGTCCTCGGCGGCGGCCTGCTGGCCTGCGACACCCCGGTCCGCGACGGCGTGGTCGCCACCTTGCGCTCCCGCGGCGAGCACCCGAGCACCAGCCGGGATCCGGCCGCCGGCGCCGCCTGGCTCGCCGCCCGGTCGTTGAGCCCGCTTCCCCCGGCCGCCCTCCACGAACGCCTGCTCCGCCGACCGCCGGCTAAGAAGGTCGTGTGA
- a CDS encoding MurR/RpiR family transcriptional regulator has translation MTNVTGESGGLLGRLRIEGPGMPEALARIAETILDDPETAAHASIIDLAERSGTSTATVTRFSRTLGFKGYANLRVAIATETGRAEQARWETDISGDIAPGDPLTNVLSVVTAADTRAIQDTAAGLDMASVERVAAAIAGAGRVEIFGLGSSGTSAREMAFRLERIRVPIWHRADSHTALTNAALLLPGDVAIGLSHSGRTREVIETLAEAADHGALTVALTSHSRSPLAEVADVVFTTSVQETTFRLAALSALHSQLLILDMIYVAVAQRTYERTAEAFEVTGRAVDAHRLPEKSPTRNRGRAKN, from the coding sequence ATGACCAACGTGACGGGTGAAAGCGGCGGACTGCTCGGCCGGCTCCGGATCGAGGGGCCGGGCATGCCGGAGGCCCTGGCGCGGATTGCCGAGACGATCCTCGACGATCCGGAGACGGCGGCGCACGCCAGCATCATCGACCTGGCCGAGCGCTCCGGCACGTCGACCGCGACGGTGACCCGGTTCAGCCGCACCCTGGGTTTCAAGGGGTATGCGAACCTGCGGGTCGCGATCGCCACCGAGACCGGCCGCGCCGAGCAGGCCCGCTGGGAGACCGACATCAGCGGCGACATCGCCCCGGGCGACCCGCTCACCAACGTGCTCAGCGTGGTCACCGCGGCCGACACCCGCGCCATCCAGGACACCGCGGCCGGGCTCGACATGGCCTCCGTGGAGCGGGTCGCCGCCGCGATCGCCGGCGCCGGCCGGGTGGAGATCTTCGGGCTGGGCAGCAGCGGGACGAGCGCCCGGGAGATGGCGTTCCGCCTGGAGCGGATCCGGGTGCCGATCTGGCACCGGGCCGACTCGCACACCGCGCTGACCAACGCCGCGCTGCTGCTGCCCGGTGACGTGGCGATCGGCCTGTCGCACTCCGGCCGCACCCGCGAGGTGATCGAGACCCTGGCCGAGGCCGCCGACCACGGCGCGCTGACCGTCGCGCTGACCAGCCACAGCCGGTCGCCGCTGGCCGAGGTCGCCGACGTCGTCTTCACCACGTCGGTGCAGGAGACCACGTTCCGCCTGGCCGCCCTCTCCGCCCTGCACTCCCAGCTGCTGATCCTCGACATGATCTATGTCGCGGTCGCCCAGCGCACCTACGAACGGACCGCCGAGGCGTTCGAGGTGACCGGTCGCGCCGTCGACGCCCACCGGCTTCCCGAGAAGAGCCCGACCCGCAACCGGGGCCGGGCGAAGAACTGA
- a CDS encoding extracellular solute-binding protein, whose translation MRRRRYIGTVALCTATLLTLAACGGGGTSSGGDDGSPKTVPNTRGEGKTLTVWIMDGDYTEATVKAINDQFTQATGAQVDVQIQQWEGITTKISTALSTSGTPDVLDLGNTQVPGFAANGGLLDLTPYRDDLRQGRNWLAGLEEPATVDKALYAVPGFAGARAVIYNKKTWAAAGVTTAPTTYAELTAALDKVKAKNSAADFSPFYMPGQYWFAGLQFMWDAGGDIATSEGGTWKGGFSTPAGQKGLNDFKTFQNTYSSKASQAIDTITPDQNQVFADGKTSAILSTTGSLGLIQKANPKIKPEDLGTFPLPGLSGKAQPVMLGGSDWGIATKSDTQELALQWVKIAASPAVQDKNVFGNDGWIPNSTEGIQAAQPSLDEQKKGFFTAALNSKATPAAAQWPTLEGDKSINQVFSAIASGAKSPADAGKEFDSHLETTLNGGK comes from the coding sequence ATGCGCAGACGTCGGTACATCGGAACAGTTGCACTCTGTACCGCGACGCTTTTGACCCTGGCCGCCTGCGGTGGCGGCGGCACCTCGTCGGGCGGTGACGACGGCTCGCCCAAGACGGTTCCGAACACCCGGGGCGAGGGCAAGACGCTCACCGTCTGGATCATGGACGGCGACTACACCGAGGCCACCGTCAAGGCCATCAACGACCAGTTCACCCAGGCCACCGGCGCGCAGGTGGACGTGCAGATCCAGCAGTGGGAGGGGATCACCACCAAGATTAGTACGGCGCTCTCCACCTCCGGGACCCCGGACGTGCTGGACCTGGGCAACACCCAGGTGCCGGGCTTCGCCGCCAACGGCGGGCTGCTCGACCTCACGCCGTACAGGGACGATCTGAGGCAGGGCCGCAACTGGCTCGCCGGCCTCGAGGAGCCGGCCACCGTCGACAAGGCGCTGTACGCGGTGCCCGGGTTCGCCGGCGCCCGCGCGGTCATCTACAACAAGAAGACCTGGGCCGCCGCCGGGGTCACCACGGCGCCCACCACGTACGCCGAGCTGACCGCCGCCCTGGACAAGGTCAAGGCGAAGAACTCGGCCGCCGACTTCTCCCCGTTCTACATGCCGGGGCAGTACTGGTTCGCCGGCCTGCAGTTCATGTGGGACGCCGGCGGCGACATCGCCACCAGCGAGGGCGGCACCTGGAAGGGCGGCTTCTCCACCCCGGCCGGGCAGAAGGGCCTGAACGACTTCAAGACGTTCCAGAACACGTACTCCAGCAAGGCGTCGCAGGCGATCGACACCATCACCCCGGACCAGAACCAGGTGTTCGCCGACGGCAAGACCTCGGCCATCCTGTCGACGACCGGCTCGCTGGGCCTGATCCAGAAGGCCAACCCCAAGATCAAACCCGAGGACCTGGGTACGTTCCCCCTGCCCGGCCTGTCCGGCAAGGCGCAGCCCGTGATGCTCGGCGGTTCCGACTGGGGCATCGCCACCAAGAGTGACACCCAGGAACTGGCCCTGCAGTGGGTGAAGATCGCCGCCAGCCCGGCCGTGCAGGACAAGAACGTCTTCGGCAACGACGGCTGGATCCCGAACAGCACCGAGGGCATCCAGGCCGCCCAGCCCAGCCTCGACGAGCAGAAGAAGGGCTTCTTCACCGCCGCCCTGAACTCCAAGGCCACCCCGGCCGCCGCGCAGTGGCCCACCCTGGAGGGCGACAAGAGCATCAACCAGGTGTTCTCCGCGATCGCCTCCGGCGCCAAGTCGCCCGCCGACGCCGGCAAGGAGTTCGACTCGCACCTGGAGACCACCCTCAACGGCGGCAAGTGA
- a CDS encoding SDR family NAD(P)-dependent oxidoreductase: MADTAIVTGGGAGLGREIALGLARGGYGVVVADIDEQAARACANVVEAHGVPARALRANVRERHDMDRIVAAAQALGGPHVLVNNAGGWTPRRQYPEATASEWAATIDLNLVAPMMLSQLVLDPMRAQGRGAIVNISSSGGVGFQSYGSPEYGAAKAGLIRFTSTLGGLAGTDGIRVMCVAPDWIGLSRAHDQWQRMGAAERAASRPLIPPAEVVAVVLDLVQRGTGGTVVEMPGGDRPRRLPGEPDEAQAQDASGVP, translated from the coding sequence ATGGCCGATACGGCGATCGTGACCGGCGGCGGTGCGGGGTTGGGGCGAGAGATCGCGCTGGGGCTGGCCCGCGGCGGCTACGGCGTTGTGGTGGCCGACATCGACGAGCAGGCCGCGCGGGCATGTGCGAACGTGGTCGAGGCGCACGGGGTGCCCGCTCGTGCGTTGCGTGCCAACGTGCGGGAGCGTCATGACATGGACCGCATCGTGGCGGCCGCGCAGGCGCTCGGCGGCCCCCACGTGCTCGTCAACAACGCCGGTGGCTGGACCCCGCGGCGGCAGTATCCGGAGGCGACGGCTTCCGAGTGGGCCGCGACGATCGACCTGAACCTCGTCGCGCCGATGATGCTCAGCCAGCTCGTTCTCGATCCCATGCGGGCACAGGGCCGGGGCGCGATAGTCAACATCTCCTCGAGTGGTGGAGTCGGTTTCCAGTCCTACGGTTCGCCCGAGTACGGTGCGGCCAAGGCCGGCCTGATCCGATTCACCTCCACGTTGGGCGGCTTGGCGGGCACCGACGGGATCCGGGTGATGTGCGTGGCACCGGACTGGATCGGGCTGAGCCGGGCGCACGACCAATGGCAGCGCATGGGCGCCGCCGAACGCGCGGCCTCTCGCCCACTGATTCCCCCGGCTGAGGTGGTCGCCGTCGTGCTGGACCTCGTTCAGCGGGGAACCGGCGGAACGGTGGTGGAGATGCCGGGTGGCGATCGGCCGCGCCGGCTACCCGGCGAACCGGACGAGGCCCAGGCTCAGGACGCTTCGGGCGTACCGTAA
- a CDS encoding M4 family metallopeptidase: MSRIPLGIALAAGTAAATALVAVSGPAAAQAPTPTVDPVAQADAVVAARPAALQAGSHDAFRRSQVIRSQGLTYAAYDRTYKGLQVKGGDLVVVTDNAGQTRYTSVAQSSPIGELSTVPKISEKSAVATAKQQLKSVSGVEATRLIVVATEGRAPALAYETTVNGTGAKGASRLTVDVDAVSGKVLSTEEHVTEVTGTGTGWINGTVSLNTTLSGSTYSMKDPSVTNLSCQDASGRRTFTGSDNVWGNGVGTNRETGCVDALYVAQRQVSMLSAWLGRNAQNGSGGAWPIRVGLNQQNAYYDGTQVQIGKNTAGKWISSLDVVGHELGHGIDDRTPGGISRGGTQEFVADTFGAATEAYAANPNDPADYQVGEEVNLVGSGPIRYMYNPSLAGDSNCYSSSTPSQEVHAAAGPGNHWFYLLAQGSSGNGQPSSPTCNGSSVTGVGVQTAIKIMYNAMLLKTSSSSYAKYRVWTLQAAKNLYPGSCTNFNAVKAAWNAVSLPAQSGEPTC; this comes from the coding sequence ATGTCACGAATCCCCCTCGGTATAGCGCTGGCCGCCGGCACCGCCGCGGCCACCGCCCTGGTCGCGGTCTCCGGCCCCGCGGCCGCACAGGCGCCCACCCCCACGGTGGACCCGGTCGCGCAGGCCGACGCGGTGGTCGCCGCCCGCCCGGCCGCGCTCCAGGCCGGCAGCCACGACGCCTTCCGGCGCAGCCAGGTCATCCGGTCGCAGGGCCTCACCTACGCCGCCTACGACCGGACGTACAAGGGACTTCAGGTCAAGGGCGGCGACCTCGTGGTGGTCACCGACAATGCCGGGCAGACCCGGTACACGTCGGTGGCGCAGAGCAGCCCGATCGGCGAGCTGTCCACCGTACCGAAAATCTCTGAAAAGTCCGCGGTCGCGACCGCGAAGCAGCAGCTCAAGAGCGTGTCCGGCGTCGAAGCGACGCGGTTGATCGTCGTCGCGACCGAGGGACGGGCGCCGGCGCTGGCCTACGAGACGACGGTCAACGGCACCGGGGCGAAGGGCGCCAGCCGGCTGACCGTGGACGTGGACGCGGTCAGCGGCAAGGTGCTGTCCACCGAGGAGCACGTCACCGAGGTGACCGGCACCGGGACCGGCTGGATCAACGGCACGGTGTCGCTGAACACCACGCTGTCCGGCTCGACGTACTCGATGAAGGACCCCTCGGTCACCAACCTGAGCTGCCAGGACGCGTCCGGCCGGAGGACCTTCACCGGCTCGGACAACGTGTGGGGCAACGGTGTCGGCACCAACCGGGAGACCGGCTGCGTGGACGCGCTCTACGTGGCACAGCGGCAGGTGTCGATGCTGTCGGCGTGGCTGGGCCGCAACGCCCAGAACGGCTCCGGCGGCGCGTGGCCGATCCGGGTCGGGCTGAACCAGCAGAACGCCTACTACGACGGCACCCAGGTGCAGATCGGCAAGAACACCGCGGGTAAGTGGATCTCGTCGCTGGACGTCGTCGGGCACGAGCTGGGCCACGGCATCGACGACCGGACGCCGGGCGGCATCTCGCGCGGCGGCACCCAGGAGTTCGTCGCGGACACGTTCGGCGCGGCGACCGAGGCGTACGCGGCGAACCCGAACGACCCGGCCGACTACCAGGTCGGCGAGGAGGTCAACCTGGTCGGCAGCGGGCCGATCCGGTACATGTACAACCCGTCGCTCGCCGGTGACAGCAACTGCTACTCCAGCAGCACGCCGAGCCAGGAGGTGCACGCCGCGGCCGGGCCCGGCAACCACTGGTTCTACCTGCTGGCGCAGGGCAGCAGCGGCAACGGCCAGCCGTCCAGCCCGACCTGCAACGGCTCGTCGGTGACCGGTGTGGGCGTGCAGACCGCTATCAAGATCATGTACAACGCCATGCTGCTGAAGACGTCCAGCTCGTCGTACGCGAAGTACCGGGTCTGGACGCTGCAGGCGGCCAAGAACCTGTACCCGGGCAGCTGCACCAATTTCAACGCGGTCAAGGCCGCGTGGAACGCGGTCAGCCTGCCGGCCCAGTCCGGCGAGCCCACCTGCTGA
- a CDS encoding MerR family transcriptional regulator, which produces MLINELSHRSGVSARALRHYDRLGLLSSRRLDNGYRDFTDCAVEEVRRIRLLLDIGLTLQAAAQVLPCFTEDGELTACPTARERLRGQILEVDSSIAQLQRLREQLTGTLANLVDI; this is translated from the coding sequence ATGCTGATCAATGAGCTGTCTCACCGCAGCGGCGTGAGTGCCCGGGCGCTGCGCCACTACGACCGGCTGGGCCTGCTGTCCTCGCGCCGCCTCGACAACGGTTACCGCGACTTCACCGACTGCGCCGTCGAGGAGGTGCGCCGCATCCGGCTCCTCCTCGACATCGGACTCACTCTGCAAGCCGCGGCGCAGGTCCTCCCGTGCTTCACCGAGGACGGCGAGCTGACCGCGTGCCCGACCGCCCGGGAGCGGCTGCGCGGTCAGATCCTGGAGGTGGACAGTTCCATCGCCCAGCTCCAACGCCTCCGCGAGCAGCTCACCGGCACCCTCGCCAACCTGGTCGACATCTAG
- a CDS encoding MBL fold metallo-hydrolase, producing the protein MIDGRLTRRGLFFSAGAGVLGVAVLSTVAGCAGDPPGSPSGAASPAAPSIPPPSPAGIGGWKQVDMSYVSAYLLVRDREVAVVDLGTPGFEASIEDGLKAAEQSWAAVKHVILTHRHDDHVGGLAAVSKLVKASFYAGLLDLDAIGTATTVKGVKQGDEVFGLQIIDTPGHTPGHISVFDPSTGVLVSGDALRTTGGALTGSDPQYTTDAPLAAKSVKKLAAMDIRAILPGHGNPLLANASAELRKLAATL; encoded by the coding sequence GTGATCGATGGCAGACTGACCCGGCGTGGACTGTTCTTCTCGGCCGGCGCCGGCGTGCTCGGGGTGGCCGTGCTGAGCACGGTGGCCGGCTGTGCCGGCGACCCGCCCGGTTCCCCGTCCGGGGCCGCGTCCCCCGCCGCGCCGTCGATCCCGCCGCCCAGCCCCGCCGGCATCGGTGGCTGGAAACAGGTCGACATGTCCTACGTCTCCGCCTACCTGCTGGTCCGCGACCGGGAGGTGGCCGTCGTCGACCTCGGCACGCCCGGTTTCGAGGCGTCCATCGAGGACGGGCTCAAGGCCGCCGAGCAGAGCTGGGCGGCCGTCAAGCACGTGATCCTCACCCACCGGCACGACGACCACGTGGGCGGCCTGGCCGCGGTGTCCAAGCTGGTGAAAGCGTCCTTCTACGCCGGCCTGCTGGACCTGGACGCGATCGGGACGGCCACGACGGTCAAGGGCGTGAAGCAGGGCGACGAGGTGTTCGGCCTCCAGATCATCGACACGCCGGGGCACACGCCCGGGCACATCTCGGTGTTCGACCCGTCGACCGGGGTGCTCGTCTCCGGCGACGCGCTGCGGACCACCGGCGGTGCGCTCACCGGCTCCGACCCGCAGTACACGACCGACGCGCCACTGGCCGCCAAGTCGGTGAAGAAGCTGGCGGCGATGGACATCAGGGCGATCCTTCCCGGTCACGGCAACCCGCTGCTCGCGAACGCCTCCGCCGAGCTGCGGAAGCTGGCGGCGACGCTGTGA
- a CDS encoding sensor domain-containing phosphodiesterase, whose translation MQAVSADATGELAEVDRLLDKVREHLGVEAAWVSAFGSGELTIWAATGTIGTRSVPLGPGSDLLGSFCVRVLAGTLPEIVQDVRRHPVTRDLDGTRDLGIGSYASVPWRSPDGTTAGMLCCASRHPDPSLDQQAVRYLGLIADLISENMSGPLAVRRHSVATARAAVRSVLDRRAARTVFQPIVRLRDGATIGYEALARFDPGLFPAPDRAFAAAALCGLGVELELLTLRQSLGRLTDLPPGTFLAVNLSPEALLDGEILDALLAHAGPGLTVEVTEHAQVGDYDLLTDALDVLRRTGIRLSVDDAGAGFASLQHILRLRPDLIKLDISLVRDIDTDLVKAALARCLNDFAAQIGAALIAEGIESPAELARLRDLGVANGQGFHLARPAGLP comes from the coding sequence ATGCAGGCAGTCTCCGCGGATGCGACCGGTGAGCTGGCCGAGGTCGACCGGCTGCTCGACAAGGTGCGAGAACACCTCGGTGTCGAGGCGGCGTGGGTGTCGGCCTTCGGCTCGGGCGAGCTGACCATCTGGGCCGCGACCGGCACGATCGGCACGCGGAGCGTCCCGCTCGGCCCGGGCAGCGACCTGCTCGGCTCGTTCTGCGTCCGGGTGCTGGCGGGCACGCTGCCGGAGATCGTCCAGGACGTCCGCCGCCACCCGGTCACCCGGGACCTGGACGGGACCCGGGACCTCGGCATCGGCTCCTACGCGAGCGTGCCGTGGCGCTCCCCGGACGGCACCACCGCCGGCATGCTCTGCTGCGCCAGCCGGCACCCGGACCCGTCCCTGGATCAGCAGGCGGTCCGCTATCTCGGCCTGATCGCCGACCTGATCAGCGAGAACATGAGCGGCCCGCTCGCTGTCCGGCGGCACAGCGTCGCCACGGCACGCGCCGCGGTCCGGTCGGTGCTGGATCGCCGCGCGGCCCGGACCGTCTTCCAGCCGATCGTCCGGCTGCGGGACGGCGCGACGATCGGCTACGAGGCGCTCGCCCGGTTCGACCCGGGCCTGTTCCCGGCCCCGGATCGCGCGTTCGCCGCCGCCGCGCTGTGCGGTCTCGGCGTCGAGCTGGAGCTCCTGACCCTGCGGCAGTCCCTCGGCCGGCTGACCGACCTGCCGCCCGGAACCTTCCTGGCCGTCAACCTCTCCCCCGAGGCGCTGCTCGACGGCGAGATCCTGGACGCCCTGCTCGCCCACGCCGGCCCCGGGCTGACCGTCGAGGTCACCGAGCACGCCCAGGTCGGCGACTACGACCTGCTGACCGACGCGCTGGACGTGCTGCGCCGGACCGGCATCCGGCTCAGCGTCGACGACGCCGGCGCCGGGTTCGCCAGCCTCCAGCACATCCTGCGCCTTCGCCCCGACCTGATCAAACTGGACATCAGCCTGGTCCGGGACATCGACACCGATCTGGTCAAGGCGGCCCTGGCCCGATGCCTCAACGACTTCGCCGCCCAGATCGGGGCCGCCCTGATCGCCGAGGGCATCGAGTCGCCCGCCGAGCTGGCCCGGCTCCGCGACCTCGGGGTCGCCAACGGGCAGGGCTTCCACCTGGCCCGTCCCGCCGGCCTGCCCTGA